The genomic DNA TGAACAAGCTCGCGCTCAAGCTCGGCCAGCTTCTGACGTAAGAGGGCATCTTGATAGGTGCGCAAAACTACCTGACTCAGCTCGGCCAAGCTACGCTGTTTCTCGCTGCGTTGAGCCTTCTCATAGGTTTCGACCAAGCTCTTCAGCTCGCGCTGCTTCTCCTCGATCTGAAAACGGAGCGACCCTAACTGTTCAGTGAGCTTCGACTCACGCTTGCGTTTCTCCTCCAATTGGGCTTTCAGCTCACCTATTTTGGCATAAATAGGGGCGATCAATGAATCATCGGGTGCCCTCTCCAGGCTCTTGTCTATACGCTGTAATTCGCGCTTCAGAGCGCGAAGCTGCTTTGTTTGAGCTTCGACATGCTTGGGGACAAGCTGGACAGCTGCCATAATCCATTGCTTAAGCTTTCTATGGTCCGGCTCTGCCAGATGGTGAGTCAGCCGGGCAGCATTTGCCTGAGAAGGTATTATCTGCTCGAAAGCTTGTTTTATGCGCTCTGCTAGTATAGATCGGCTACCCTCTGAAATCTCGACCCCTTCCCAGAGATGAGAGCTGGTCAGGAGCCTCTCCAGGAGCTGATGCTGACGCGACCAGAAAACAGAAGCCACCTGCTGGCGTTGGATCTCAAGCTCTCCTTCCAAAGTCTCCGCCAGTTGCAGGCAAAGCTCTGGTGCAAGAGCAAACGGGAGCAGCTCTGAGCACAGCTCTCGTAAGGTATCAGAGATCTCCTCGATCTGCCTGTTGATCTCTGCCTTGCGCTGCTGGAGCAGAGGGCGTTGAGCGGCATACTTGCCTCCCTCGGCAGAGAGACGATGCTCCTCCTCCCTGAGCGCTCTCTCTAGATCAGAGATAGAAGAGTGGATTCTATCGCGCTCCGAAGAGAGCTGAGCGATCTGCCATTCCAGCTGATCCGTCTCAGCGCGTAATGACAGCGCCTTCTTGTAAAGGCTTTCCACCTTTTCCGAGCTACCCCCCTGGCGGTTCACTAGCTGGCGCAAGTCTGTTTGCAGCCGATTGACGATGTCCAGCCCAAGTAAGCGGGCGAAGATCTCAGAAAGCGCCTTTCCCTGCTGGGCGGGATCAATCAGAGCTTCGAACTGCTCAGCGTCGAAGAAGCACAGCTGGCCATAGCCGGGTGAAATATACTCATTTAGCCAGACCTGGTAGTCAGAGGGATCAACTTCCAAGGGCTCGCCATTGCGCAGGACTAAAAGTGTTTCCCGAATGGTTCCATGCTGACGCTGCCAGCGGCGCTCGATATCGATGATGCTCATTTGGCCAGATTGAACATACTCAAGGCTCACTGTTACAGCACTCTGTCTAGCGGAGGCATGGTCTTCCCCCCCTGTGGGGGATCTGTGTATGCGCTCCATTAAGAAACGCTTGTAATTGCCCTCTTCGGAGAAATAGGTGGCACCGTAAAGTGCTAGAAGCAGCGCTTGGAAAAGCGTTGATTTGCCAGCTCCATTGTGGCCCCTAAAGACAGTGATATGGCGTCCAGGTGATCTCTCGACAAGCGGTCTCAGATCGAAGACATGACGGCCTGCAAAAACCCCAAAGTTTTCTACTGAGAAATGGATAAAGCGCATTTATTTCTCCGCTACTGAAGGCAAGGCTAAGTCTAATCTAATCTCTTGATAAAAAACGTTTTTCTCCCTAGCCGCCGTCATAATTTGAGATTCGTCTCCCCACTCCTGGGTCAAGATAGAGGTTAGTGCTTTATGGATGCCGGCTCGTTTCGTGATATCAATAGATTGTTTCTCTACCTCTAGCAGCTTAGCTAGCAGCTCAAAAGGAAGGTCGTATTCCTTGCAGATGCCCTCTAACAGAGCTTTCTGGGCAGAGTCGAAGACATGGTCATCGTCCTTTGGCCACGGAAGATCGAAGCCGTTGACCTGACGGAAGATCGCTGGCACTGAATCCTCCCAATCCTGGCGTTCGACACGCCAGATTCGCCTGATCTCAAAAAGCTCCTCGTCCGAAATCAGCTTCATTGTAGGATCTGGGCCGTGCTGCTGAATCTCCTTCTGGGCTACTAGAAGTTTGTGCAGCATGATCTTGCTTGTATTGAGAGTGTAGGTCCGTGCCGCCAGAGTACCATCCTTCTTAAAGACCACACGCCCATCGCGACCACGGATATCGCGGAATTCACGCTTTCGCTCGGGATCAATAGTTGTGACGAGCCACTCGCGAAACTCGAGTAAGGGGAGCATCCACTCCTCGCCGTTGTCGATCAGGGCCTCCATTGAAGTATCTCTCCTTGCAACTGTGCAGACCCAGCATCCAAACCGAGAGTTCCCACATGAGGGGGTGCTGGTGTCGATGACAAGAGGACACTCGCCAGCGCTGGCATTGCGGTAGAGTGCCGCCAGATCCTCGTTGTTGTTTCCCCAAGGAGAAGGCACCTGAAGCAGGTATTTCCACACATCATCTGTCGAAAAATCGGCGATGGGAGCATAAACATAGGCACCGCGCAACGAGCTGTGCCGGCGAAGCAGGTGTCCCTTAACCTGGTAGGTGTTCATCAGCTGCATGCGCGTCGAACTCTCCGTTTTTCGCACCCCCAGAACCATAATTACCTCACCGTACTGGGCCACTTTTTCTTCGATAAAGCGATTAGCAGGGGTGATTTTCATGCGCTCAGTGCACCAGCGGAAGCGCGTTGTTGGCGCTGGATAGCCTCGCCCTATGAGGTTCACCCAGAAGCTGTCATTGAGCGTTGGCATAACCTTCTCTGCCCTAAAAGGCATGCCCAAAGCGCGAGCGGTTTCGTTGATACGCTGAAGAGTAGTGTCAATATAGTCCACAATCACCGGAGTTTCCACTCGCGTGTCGGATGCGATAACGAAAACGGGCTTCTGACGTTCCTCTGGCGGTAGAACCTCAAGCGCCTTCCAGACGAGCTGAAGCACTGTTGTGGAATCCTTGCCTCCACTGTAACCGATTACCCACGGTTGGGGATAGCGCTTGTACACATTGCGGATCTCTTCATAGATGTCTTCCAAGCTGCGATACTCAAATATAGATCGCTCATGTGGAAGCCCTGTGAGCATAGGTAGACCTCACTTCTGCCAAAAACTTCCAGGCAGCCTGCTTGTCTCTGCCATCTTTCAGCGAGCTGCAGAGCAGCTAACGAGTGGGTCTTGGCCATTAGCTTACGCTACTGACCTCGCTGCCAGATCTCTTTAAACGTGGCTAGCTTTAGAAAGCATCTTTCTAAAAGCTACGGCATTCTTCATCAGTAGCCTGCATTATATAATATGTGGCGGCATGAGGATACGGTTGACGGTACTATCCATCTAGTGCAAATGATCGTCTTCCGCATGGGGTGGGAGAGAGCGGCCTTGACGGGCATGCGCAATTCCCATACAATCTATTTACAGGGGAGAGACGTGCAGCCAGCCGGTGAAGCTCAGGAACCATTACGCACAGAAGGTAAGATACCAGATCGTCGTTCGTCCGTTCGCCGTTCAGCTGTCGGCACCACACCGACCCTGGCTCTGAAGGGAGGTCGGGCTATGACGTCTGCTTCTACACCACGGCCAGAGGAGGAGTGGCTGAGTCTGCGCGAGGCCGCAGAATTGCTGGGGATGCATC from Thermogemmatispora onikobensis includes the following:
- the dndD gene encoding DNA sulfur modification protein DndD → MRFIHFSVENFGVFAGRHVFDLRPLVERSPGRHITVFRGHNGAGKSTLFQALLLALYGATYFSEEGNYKRFLMERIHRSPTGGEDHASARQSAVTVSLEYVQSGQMSIIDIERRWQRQHGTIRETLLVLRNGEPLEVDPSDYQVWLNEYISPGYGQLCFFDAEQFEALIDPAQQGKALSEIFARLLGLDIVNRLQTDLRQLVNRQGGSSEKVESLYKKALSLRAETDQLEWQIAQLSSERDRIHSSISDLERALREEEHRLSAEGGKYAAQRPLLQQRKAEINRQIEEISDTLRELCSELLPFALAPELCLQLAETLEGELEIQRQQVASVFWSRQHQLLERLLTSSHLWEGVEISEGSRSILAERIKQAFEQIIPSQANAARLTHHLAEPDHRKLKQWIMAAVQLVPKHVEAQTKQLRALKRELQRIDKSLERAPDDSLIAPIYAKIGELKAQLEEKRKRESKLTEQLGSLRFQIEEKQRELKSLVETYEKAQRSEKQRSLAELSQVVLRTYQDALLRQKLAELERELVHCFNQLCHKDGLLSEATIDPESWKVQFSNTLGQSFKLEQLSAGERQLYALALLWALRRIGNRDLPLAIDTPLARLDAEHRQRFLQDYIGQISEQVLLFATDTELDTYLLGQIRERVARIYQLSYDSQRGETIVSLQELSADQAALPS
- the dndC gene encoding DNA phosphorothioation system sulfurtransferase DndC, producing MEDIYEEIRNVYKRYPQPWVIGYSGGKDSTTVLQLVWKALEVLPPEERQKPVFVIASDTRVETPVIVDYIDTTLQRINETARALGMPFRAEKVMPTLNDSFWVNLIGRGYPAPTTRFRWCTERMKITPANRFIEEKVAQYGEVIMVLGVRKTESSTRMQLMNTYQVKGHLLRRHSSLRGAYVYAPIADFSTDDVWKYLLQVPSPWGNNNEDLAALYRNASAGECPLVIDTSTPSCGNSRFGCWVCTVARRDTSMEALIDNGEEWMLPLLEFREWLVTTIDPERKREFRDIRGRDGRVVFKKDGTLAARTYTLNTSKIMLHKLLVAQKEIQQHGPDPTMKLISDEELFEIRRIWRVERQDWEDSVPAIFRQVNGFDLPWPKDDDHVFDSAQKALLEGICKEYDLPFELLAKLLEVEKQSIDITKRAGIHKALTSILTQEWGDESQIMTAAREKNVFYQEIRLDLALPSVAEK